CCACTTCGATCAATCGCTGGCGTACGTCCTCGGGACGGCGCGCGCCAGGCTGGCCACGCAGCGGACCGATGCGATGCGAAACCGGTTCGGCCAATCGCGATTGTGCCGCCGCGGCGATACCCCACCCTGCGGCGTACGACTCGAGAATCGCTTCGGGATTCTCGGCCGAGAGTCCGGGCCGCAGGTGACCCAACTCGGCCGCACCCGCGCCGGCACCACGATAAATGCGCCGGTCGATGATCAAGCCCCCGCCGATGCCCGTGCCGACTGTGACGTAGAACACCGGATTGAATTCGCGTCCCGCGCCGTACACAGCCTCGGCCAGTCCGGCCGCGTCGGCATCGTTCGCCATGACCGCGGGCAGACCGAGCGTATCGCGGCACCACTCGACCAGCGGAAAGTCGTCCCAGCCGGCGACATGATGGCTCTTGACGGTGCGGCCGCGCGCGGGATCGACCGGCCCGCCAAAGCCGATGCCCACGTGGTCGATCGCATGCCGCGCGATCAGTTCGCGTGCGCGGGGGACGATCTCGTTCAGGATGCCCGACGCGCCGGCTTCGCGATCGACTTCGAAGCGCTCGAGCGCCGCCAGCGGCGGACCCGTTCCAGCCCCGATGCCAAGCTGAATCTTCGTGCCACCGATTTCGATACCCAGCAGCATGCGTGTCTCCGCAGAGGTTCGCCGCGGCCGGAACCGAGCGGTCTAAACGGCGGCCGATTGGCCGTTCAAGGCGTAGCGTCCTTCGCGATTGATGCGGGCAAAGACATCGTTCAGCACGAAGTGGAAGAGCGCCAAGTGGATGCTCTCGACCATGCCCATATCGTCGAGCGGTACGTGCAGCCCCGACTGCGCCATCGTTCGCAGCTTGCCACCGCCGAAGCCCGTCAGCCCAAACGTCTTCAGTCCGTGGCGATTCGCCCAATCGACGGCGGCCAGAATATTGGGACTATTGCCCGAGCCGCTGATCGCAATCAGTAGATCGCCGGCACGACCATAGTTCATCAACTGCTGGACGAAAATCTGGTCGTAGCCGCAGTCGTTGCCGACGGCGAGGATCCAACCGAGGTTGTCGGTTAAACTCATCACCTTGAGCCGCTTCTTCGACTCGTCCTTCAGATCGCACTCGCGGAGCGAGCTCTTGCCCAGGTCTTCGCTCATGTGCGTGGCGGTGGTGCCCGAACCACCATTGCCGCAGATGTAGACGAACTGCTCGTTCTGCCAGGCGTGGTAGATCAGGTCGGCCATCAGCACGATTTCAGCACGATCAACGCGGTCGATCTCGGCGTGCATCCGCTCGATGTACTGATCGACATTCAACTTGGCCCCAAGCATGGGGAGGATCTCCAGGGGGTCGGATCGCTCGTTTCTTCCTCGAATCTTATCAATCTGCTAGCAGACCGGCTAGGCAAGCGAGGCCGATCTGGCTGCGGTAATCAAAGGGCTCGCGCCGCAATCGGCGAATACCGTCCTTGGCCCATTCGCAGGATCAACCTATGCTAGAACCGGGGTTTCGGAGGGCAACGCATCTCGACGTCGGGCGTGCCGCGTGTCACGAACCATCAGTTTGATCTATCTCGCGTTCCTCACGCTGCTCTTGGTCGTGCGCAATCCGCTCGATTGGTTTGGTCAGCAGGAACTGATCGTCTCGGCCTTCCGTATGCTGGGATTCATCGTCCACTTTGCGACGTTTGTCGTCCTCGCCTTCTTGATGCTGATGGCACGCTGGCCCCTCAGCAACGCCACCTTGCTCGGATTGCTGGCCGTGTACGCGGGTTTCACCGAGTTGATTCAAGGTCCGATCCCCAACCGCAGTCCGGAGTGGGGCGACTTCCTCCAGGATCTGGGCGGTTTGGCCGTCGGAACCATCCTCTGGTTCGTGGTCTCGCGCTGGTGGATCTCACCACGCGCGACGGTTGCCGAGAGTACCCTTTCTCCCGCGACCGAAACGGGCATCCGGGCTTGAACCGTCACTTGGTCGACGTGCTCGGTTCGTCCACTGGCCGCGCGACGAGATGACCTTGGGGTTGCGATTCAACGTCGCGCATCGACCGCAGCCAGCCCGAGGCGATCTGTCGATGCCCCGCCGCTGACAAGTGCATGGGGTCGCCGAACAGGAACCATTGCCGCGAGCCTTCGGTCGTCGCGAACCACGGGCGTGCATCGTGGTACTTGATGCCCCGCTCGCGGAGATACGCGGCCAATTGCTCCTGGGGCGCCCACAGATCATCGCGTTCGGCGCGCAGTTGATACTCGTACGGCAGCAGCACCACGTCGAAGCGGGCGCCGTGCTGCTCGGCCAGCCGCGCCATGGCCTCGATGCGATCGAAGCCGAGGATGCTCCCGCCGCCGGCATCTGTGTAGCGGGCGTAGTCGCACCAGAAGTAGGTCTGGCTGCGATCGGTCAATTGTCCCTTGAGCAACAGATAGAGCTTCGAGCGCGACCGCAGCAGGCCGCGCAGACGTTCGCCGAAACCGCTCTGTTCGAGTGCCAGGTTCGCTACCGAGCCCGCTTCGCAGCGCGGCGCGGTCGATACCTCGCCCGAGACGTCCTCGAGGTCGTTCAAGCAGTAGAACAGCGTCACGCGGGCGATCGACGGATCCTGACGCAACATTTCGCCGGCTTTGGCAAGTTGGCCGTCGAGATTCATGCCCACGACGGAAGCATTGCGCAAGTGTACCTCGGGCAGCGCGCGCTCCACGCGTCCGACGAACGTCTCGGCCGCGGGCACGCCCACGCCAAACGCGACCGAGTCGCCGAGAATCAGCCAGGTTTGCCTGGCCGGCTTGCGATACTCCAGGTCGCGGCACCCCGACTCGTCGATGTGGACGTACTCGCCAAAGCAATAGCCGCTGGCAGAGGGGTGCCATTGATAGCCTGCTTGTGCGGTGCGCACGAGCAGCGTCGCATCCGTGTCCTGAAAGTTCACCGCGGGAAACAAACAACGCGTGCCAAGCTCTGCCAAGGCGAGCATGGCGCAGCTCAAAACGCCGGCGAATCCCAGCGCCAGTAGCCGCCATTTCCACCGTCGGCGATTTCCTTGCGAGGGCAAAGCGAGCGACACGCGGAGTCCTTTCCCTATCCGTTCAGCCCTTCCCCCTCGACCACGACGCGCGCAAAGCGAGCGCAGAGGGAGATGCTGGAGCCGATTCCTAGGCGAGCTTCACGCGAAGTAGTGCCGCGCGACTCGCGATTCCCGCCGCGAGGA
The nucleotide sequence above comes from Pirellulales bacterium. Encoded proteins:
- a CDS encoding ROK family protein, whose protein sequence is MLLGIEIGGTKIQLGIGAGTGPPLAALERFEVDREAGASGILNEIVPRARELIARHAIDHVGIGFGGPVDPARGRTVKSHHVAGWDDFPLVEWCRDTLGLPAVMANDADAAGLAEAVYGAGREFNPVFYVTVGTGIGGGLIIDRRIYRGAGAGAAELGHLRPGLSAENPEAILESYAAGWGIAAAAQSRLAEPVSHRIGPLRGQPGARRPEDVRQRLIEVEEADEAFAGDLLERCDGRVDRLTARLVGEAAAAGNGLALQVLDRAWQALGWGIAQMITLVAPEAVVIGGGVSLLGEELFFEPIRREVERYVFPPFLGKYHIVPAELGEDMVVHGALALAAQSQH
- a CDS encoding SIS domain-containing protein, with product MLGAKLNVDQYIERMHAEIDRVDRAEIVLMADLIYHAWQNEQFVYICGNGGSGTTATHMSEDLGKSSLRECDLKDESKKRLKVMSLTDNLGWILAVGNDCGYDQIFVQQLMNYGRAGDLLIAISGSGNSPNILAAVDWANRHGLKTFGLTGFGGGKLRTMAQSGLHVPLDDMGMVESIHLALFHFVLNDVFARINREGRYALNGQSAAV
- a CDS encoding SGNH/GDSL hydrolase family protein produces the protein MSLALPSQGNRRRWKWRLLALGFAGVLSCAMLALAELGTRCLFPAVNFQDTDATLLVRTAQAGYQWHPSASGYCFGEYVHIDESGCRDLEYRKPARQTWLILGDSVAFGVGVPAAETFVGRVERALPEVHLRNASVVGMNLDGQLAKAGEMLRQDPSIARVTLFYCLNDLEDVSGEVSTAPRCEAGSVANLALEQSGFGERLRGLLRSRSKLYLLLKGQLTDRSQTYFWCDYARYTDAGGGSILGFDRIEAMARLAEQHGARFDVVLLPYEYQLRAERDDLWAPQEQLAAYLRERGIKYHDARPWFATTEGSRQWFLFGDPMHLSAAGHRQIASGWLRSMRDVESQPQGHLVARPVDEPSTSTK
- a CDS encoding VanZ family protein; the protein is MSRTISLIYLAFLTLLLVVRNPLDWFGQQELIVSAFRMLGFIVHFATFVVLAFLMLMARWPLSNATLLGLLAVYAGFTELIQGPIPNRSPEWGDFLQDLGGLAVGTILWFVVSRWWISPRATVAESTLSPATETGIRA